One genomic segment of Myxocyprinus asiaticus isolate MX2 ecotype Aquarium Trade chromosome 14, UBuf_Myxa_2, whole genome shotgun sequence includes these proteins:
- the LOC127451635 gene encoding zinc finger protein 750-like yields the protein MDSDKSSSMDTLQGRKPKKPHYIPRPPGKPFKYQCFQCPFTCNIKSHLFNHMKYNLCKNSISLVSQRMEQTGKTPKVSQRSISLNHNIKEPVLEVEASKPIDMANDKVEQVEMGKESNEKPESPIEEVTKVVLEPVSETRDKSADMDIPQNKITSAFTPVPQMCEGKALPLPLHKDDPSSSSIPQFYQQMTPWVPPASTTPLLPLIPDYSPYMVTERSLHSIYTPYPQNQVNAQAYQLTPRETQTPLVPSPLVPTSTSLLHPYHYRYGHSIIPGPLPYSLYQHPELHMPLQRSRYFPLDVYSHRFYPRDYGGHQVSLSHSDPYSRLPEDRGVQEHNREKGTRHSPLAGCAASGSPDRPNAADITQRVPVTLRHTSHGESLPYSQSQHVMQGPTTAPNSLPKKSYGQPQENTLQKREWNELQITVSTRSSDISEQEEAVDLDVESEEEPGPLNLSKRYQTASSYIMHNYLNRELHSDSERSQEDMPLDLCLRAQSNDQALPNTKGSETPKKETIQNAEESTITPAKEQDLDPSDQRHSAAFALCQLASSRDIISDSIIGQQGMTKVQNSQHPPSPDKHPAKDALDTPKQSTRALGQKQANSRPLRHTTKKARVKEPARTQRKRSQNC from the exons ATGGATTCAGACAAGAGCAGCAGTATGGACACTCTCCAGGGGAGAAAACCAAAGAAACCCCATTACATTCCTCGTCCTCCTGGCAAGCCTTTCAAATATCAGTGCTTCCAATGTCCCTTCACCTGCAACATCAAGTCTCATCTCTTCAACCACATGAAATACAACCTGTGCAAGAACTCAATTTCTCTGGTATCTCAGCGCATGGAGCAGACAGGGAAAACACCCAAAGTCTCTCAGCGTAGCATTTCtttaaatcacaacattaaagaACCTGTCCTGGAGGTTGAAGCCAGCAAACCAATAGATATGGCCAATGACAAGGTTGAACAAGTGGAGATGGGTAAAGAAAGTAATGAAAAGCCTGAAAGTCCAATCGAGGAGGTCACTAAGGTTGTTCTTGAGCCAGTTTCTGAGACCAGGGACAAAAGTGCAGACATGGACATTCCACAGAACAAAATAACTTCTGCCTTCACGCCGGTTCCACAAATGTGTGAAGGCAAAGCTCTACCGCTGCCTCTACACAAAGATGACCCATCATCTTCATCCATTCCTCAGTTCTACCAACAAATGACGCCATGGGTCCCACCTGCTTCCACAACACCCCTTCTTCCTCTAATCCCGGACTATTCACCATACATGGTAACTGAGAGGTCCTTGCATTCCATCTACACACCATACCCACAGAACCAAGTAAACGCCCAAGCCTACCAACTCACACCTCGAGAAACCCAGACACCCCTGGTGCCATCACCTCTGGTCCCAACCAGTACATCCCTTCTCCACCCTTATCACTATAGATATGGCCATTCTATTATACCTGGTCCACTACCCTACAGCCTCTACCAACACCCTGAACTTCACATGCCTTTACAGAGGTCCAGGTATTTTCCTCTAGATGTGTACAGCCACAGATTTTATCCCAGAGATTATGGAGGGCACCAGGTCTCCCTATCACATTCTGATCCTTACAGCAGACTTCCTGAGGACAGGGGTGTCCAGGAGCACAACAGAGAAAAGGGTACCCGCCACAGTCCTTTAGCAGGGTGTGCCGCCTCTGGGTCTCCAGACAGGCCAAATGCGGCAGATATCACCCAGCGTGTCCCCGTTACACTCAGGCACACTTCCCATGGGGAGTCTCTTCCATACAGCCAATCACAGCATGTCATGCAAGGGCCAACCACAGCACCCAACAGTTTACCGAAGAAATCATACGGACAACCTCAAGAGAACACATTACAAAAGAGAGAATG GAATGAACTTCAAATCACAGTTTCCACACGAAGCAGTGACATTTCAGAGCAGGAAGAGGCTGTAGATTTGGATGTAGAGTCAGAGGAAGAGCCAGGTCCTCTTAACCTTTCAAAGAGGTACCAGACTGCATCCAGCTACATAATGCACAACTACCTTAACCGAGAGCTCCATTCTGATTCAGAAAGGAGTCAAGAGGATATGCCGCTTGACCTCTGCCTCAGGGCACAGTCCAATGACCAAGCCCTGCCAAACACTAAAGGCTCTGaaactccaaaaaaagaaactatCCAAAATGCTGAGGAATCCACAATTACTCCAGCCAAAGAACAAGATCTAGACCCAAGTGACCAGAGGCACTCAGCGGCCTTTGCTCTGTGTCAGCTTGCCAGCTCAAGGGACATTATCAGTGACTCCATTATTGGCCAACAAGGAATGACTAAGGTCCAAAACAGCCAACACCCTCCTTCCCCAGACAAGCATCCAGCCAAGGATGCTCTAGACACACCCAAGCAGAGCACTCGAGCACTGGGACAAAAACAAGCAAACAGCAGGCCTCTCAGGCACACTACTAAGAAAGCAAGGGTAAAAGAACCAGCTCGGACCCAAAGAAAAAGGTCGCAAAACTGCTGA